From the Burkholderia sp. WP9 genome, the window TCGAGTTCAAGCTCGACGGCACGGAAATCGGCATCTACAAGGTGGGCGATGCGCTGTACGCGCTGGAAAACGTCTGCCCCCATGCGTACGCGTTGCTGACGCAGGGCTTTATCGACGGCGACACCGTGGAGTGCCCGCTGCACGAAGCCGTGTTCCATATCCCGACCGGCAAATGCTTGAAAGAGCCCGGTGGCCGCGACCTGAAGATGTACTCCGTACGTCTCGCCGGCGAAGAAATCCAGATCAAGGTGGAATGACATGCGAGAGCAAATCGTGAACTTCAATCCGTTCCTGAAGCCGTGGCTGGCGCCGCAGCCGAACAACGTCGCAGGCAAGGGCGTGATCGAGAAGCCGGGCGAGAGCGAAAACTTCATCTGGCAAACGCGCAAGGCCGAGCCGACCCAGTACGAAAACGACTTCGGCGACGCACTCGAAAAAGTTTTCGAAGCCGGCGCGATGGAGTTGCAGGAAGTGGTCGACGGCTTGAACCGCGTCGGCTTCCGCACGCCGGAAGGCAATACGTGGGACGCCGACCGCCTCGCCGCCGAATTCCGCCTGCTCGCCGAATAAGCGCGCTTTCCCGAACACGATTTATCGCATCCGTACCCGGAGTCTCTTCATGACGTCCCCCAATCCAACGCAAGGCGCGGCCGACCCGATCCAGTCGTATCTGAACAAAGGCCTGCGTAA encodes:
- a CDS encoding non-heme iron oxygenase ferredoxin subunit, with the translated sequence MTEQWRCAGHAGDLSDDAPLEFKLDGTEIGIYKVGDALYALENVCPHAYALLTQGFIDGDTVECPLHEAVFHIPTGKCLKEPGGRDLKMYSVRLAGEEIQIKVE
- a CDS encoding recombinase-like helix-turn-helix domain-containing protein, yielding MREQIVNFNPFLKPWLAPQPNNVAGKGVIEKPGESENFIWQTRKAEPTQYENDFGDALEKVFEAGAMELQEVVDGLNRVGFRTPEGNTWDADRLAAEFRLLAE